The Leptidea sinapis chromosome 3, ilLepSina1.1, whole genome shotgun sequence genome segment aacatactgtgtttcggcctaaagtgcgccgtagctagtgaaattactgggcaaatgagactaaacatcctatgtctcaaagtgacgagcgcaattgtagtaacgctcagaatttttgggttctatataatagcggcactgcattctattgggcacggcgtatcatttatcatcagctgaacgtgctggtctcttcccttatttttattaaaaaaccgaGAAGTAAAAACAGTTTCTTGGTTCGCCGTATTCGGCCGCAGGCCGTTTTCATTATTAATGTAACGGTTAGAAGGCTGAAACGGAGCCTTGGTCTTCGTGGTTACCTTTTATAACAACCCAAAATCCCCTAATATTTTAGGTTCGCAATCTTAGTTCAAAGACTCGAGCGATTGctaattccgtggtcatctgaaAGGCAAAGCCATGTTGGTTTCGAATAAACTGGGGGTCATTTATAGAGCAAGGCCTTCAAGCCGGTCCCTTATTGTGCTCTACATGTAATCGGGCAGGTGCACTCCCAAGGGTATGTACCATCAGCATAATTGATTATTGACCCACTTTGCCgataaatcttttaaaatcataaaaacaggtttatatttgcacgaaaagtATTATATCACAATTATTGGTGGACTGTCTGTgtctattaaaattataaaagatagttaggaaatgtatgttcaagctaaTTTCGACTTAAATGTTTAATAAGATTGTAGGAAATGACACAAAGGTGGGtcacaattcaattttgttgaTATTACATGGATACTCGAAAAGCTGACGAGCGCATACCTTCCTAAAACTCCGGTAACGTTCCTGTTATTTCTCTGATGTTGCAGGAAAGTGGTGgtaacttaacatcaggtgatccgtactCCTGTTTgtcgtattccataaaaaaatcgttgCTTAAGTTTGACTCCTATTACACGCCAGAATCGAATAACCGAAGGccgatattaatttaaattatgcaGTATTGAATAGTACTATACTATACCCAAATATAGATCATTCGGGACTCTGAATAGCGGAGAGGTGTCTATGGTAAATTTATTCGAATTGGTGCTTAAACCCACCCGCAGCTTAGATTGGCTGGGTTTCTGAACTGGAAGGGACAGGACGCCTGGACTGTGGCAAAAATGTGTCCGtttcttgtttatttatttatttatttacaagtaggtacaataacagataacaagataaagctatcatctaataacaagtacagcatatttttatgatcctgagatccaattaaaattgtacacatcattcaccaaatacagtaaaaaaattaataagtggacacaatagtaattacagtataaaaaatttagttaaacattaaattattttacgtaaactagaaagttttataaagagtatttttatgCACAGCACACACTtcgttaaattctctacaaattctcataattgggttgttatgcgatacattattatttgaggaattgatggaaaataaacatggaatacgcacagatcgtttggaactttaaagtttatcaaacttaatagatGACTATCCATAAAACCATTCGCAATGTTATGTCCTCGCAATGGTCTTACCTCTGCCCGGCCCCAGGCTCCCAGCGCCTATTACAGTTTTAGctgtgtaaataaattaaaaaactattCAAAACTTGATTTCTTTTGATATTCTTACTACACGTTGTTTCAGTTGCTATATGTGTGTCTATattaaacactagctgacctgacaaacgttgtttgcatataaattatttttagaattaaaccgtttcttggccattgcaacattactttattttttatactagctaacccggcaaacgttgttttgccatataaattatttagtgtTTTAACTGTATaataatgtatgtgtgtataaCTGTATAATAATGTAACTGGCCAAGGATAGTAATAGAATAAGAAAATAGTTTTTTGACAGGGCCAATTATTAGATGTATCTCAGGGCCCCATAAACTCACAGTCCGCGCGAGCCCGTCCCTGCTTTCTACTTCTGGGAGACAGTCGTGTTAATATTAACCTGGGTCTGTGTATGAAacacaaatattcaaattaaattgtagtattatttgtcaaatatttaaacaagatACTGAATCGTCCGCAGATAAGATATAGAGTTTTGATGAATTCGCTTGCTATTTCTTAATAACAGATAAATTTCTTACGAATTGTTATGTGTGTTAATGTCCAGTAGATCGACACATTGATTGTaaagatttaatataattcattCTTTATCTCTGATAAATTATACGTGAAAATTACCACGAGATATACAACTTTAATTATCATTTTGATAAATTGTCGGTTAATCGAAATTCAACCTTATTATAATTCacaatgattaaaaataaatcattgatttaaaaaatccaTTCGCGTTTAGTACGCGTATCATTCAAGTGTgctgttttattttcttttgtgcCCTGTGGATTAATAATAAaaggtatgtatttatttacgtttttattattaacttaacaaGATGTCTATATGAACGAATAAAGCTATTTATACAATAGCAAGACATCGAATAATTTAGGTATATAATAAGCTTAGTTATATAAGTATATCACCTATAAGTACAGATAactcaaaaaaattatagatacaTACTTACCTAGTAGATATGAAAAGTCagtatcattaaaaatattaagttttcaaaatgaaaacttctttggtAGCGTTgtcactttttggtaggggaaagtCTTATGGGTTGCTtgaccgacatgctcatgactgaaataaataaaataaaaaatataaatttatataaaaaatacatattaatgtcttgtgtgctaacTTCATAACAGCGTACTACACGGTGGTCTTAtaccgttgccatatggcaacgtgaGCAAACAGgaagttaatatattattgaaactaagttttaacattttaattgtatttaaacattataaaatttcaatttttaatactaaaagttctaagttttcacttctatcagtAGTCTCTACAAAagctgccattttttttaaagtcataaTAGTTAGTCATATAGACTGAAAGTTTTTGTCGATTTTTGTTTGATGTGTTGCACTTATTTAACATCATTTCTCATGTCATATAAGATTTTTCCCTATTTCCATGCAATTAAAGTACCTACTCATGTCTCATGTAGCCTGCCTCATGAGTCAAAGAGACAGAGCATTTTGTGAAAATATCCTtcctaaattatgataaaaatagaacgtcattgactaacattaacaaaacataaaaataacttgAAATACAACGTGTGAATATAAACCATTCTAAAAAATGCCTAATCCTGAAAAGATCGGGCGTAAAAATTTAACGTGACTTTTTCCTTAAAAGCTGAAATTTATCTATTTCCAGAGATCAAAATGGTGGCTCTTTTTCTAACTGTATTACTGCTACCAATGTTTGTGGTCGGACAAACACAATCGTCAGACTTAGTGGCAACATTTGAGCCTGATAATATTTTAGTCAACATGAATGAGTATGGCTACGTTGATTTTATAATCACAGGTTGGTACTTAACTTAAGCTACTTCTTTATTGAAAACGTAAACAACTAATATACAGGGTGGCGATACAATGGCGACAATAAATGAACTCACTGTATAACTACTTAACAttcgtcataaaaaaaaattaaaaattacagcAAATAATTGAATTCTTCAAACAAAGCAATTGTACATTTAGAAAATTTTCACCGGTGGGaactcctttgcacacgataccggctacattatgggtaccacaacggcgcctatttctgccgtgaagcagtaatgtgtaagcattactgtgtttcggtctgaagggcaccgtagttagtgtaattactgggaaaatgaaacttaacatcttaagtctcagggtgacgagcgcaattgtagtgccgctcagaatttttgagtttttcaagaatcctgagcggcactgcattgaaatgggcagggcgtatcaattagcatcagctgaacgtcctgctcgtctcgtcccttattatcataaaaaaaaggaaatgtgtaagcattactgtgtttcggtctgaagggcgccgtagctagtgtaattactgggcaaatgagacttaacatctatggtctcaaggtgacgagcgcaattgtagtgctgctcagagtttttggttttttcaagaatcctgaaaggcactgcacTGTATTGTGCAAGGcttatcaataaccatcagttgaacgtcctgctcgtctcgtcccgtattggcataaaaaaagcATTTAGAAAACTAAAGTTTAATCACCTTTACGTGGGCGCTATTCACCTACGAGTTCTGACGGCTACGATGTGGCTACGGCGCGGCGTAGGATAAGGtcgtgtcagtgcctacgctagccagcggctactagattatttacaggatgttccgaaatgatattatggtatgatattataaatttatttatttaggtgaattttttttaagattacgGTTAAGTCGCTCTatccgtgtgttcatttaatgtcgccgtAGCGCCACACTATACAGGGACGTATTGCATTGTTACTGCATAAAAACGTCAATTATCTAGGGCTCTCCCAAGATGCGTTTTGtaaggtattatttatttttttcatctcGACGTATTTTAGGACCCGTGGAAATGACCAACGaatgttaatataaaaataatattattaagttaccTTGTGTTAAATGTATAACTACGCATGTTTGACGtgcgatttttttgtttaaaagctattttttttatggaataggaggacaaacgagcgtacgggtcacctggtgttaagtgatcaccgccgcccacactctcctgcaacaccagaggaatcacaagagcgttgccggcctttaagggaggtgtacgcgcttttcttgaaggtacccatgtaccCATTTTCATCGCAAGAGCCTTTAAATTAGATTACATGGTTTCAGGATCGTTACAAGCAAATGATGTAGTGACAGCCACGTCGTTGCGAGAACAACTGACATCTGTGGAGTGGAATTCATCGAGGACTGTTTCGGAGGAAGCTGCCTTAAACGGACAATATGTTGGCAGGCTGAGGATCAACGGTGTCTTCTTGGGTTGGTGATTTCTatgtaaataaatcttaatattctTAGTATTTTATGTCATGTTCAACCCCACAACTATATGGAAAgtaaattataacaaaagggACGAAACGTTAGATTGTGGAGCGGATTTAAAATACTCAAGGATACTCTAAAAACTCTCAATTTATTGATCAACTCATTGCCGTAAGGTTACTAAGCTGTTTTCACAAGCTGTTTTGTACAGAtggtacaaataaaaataaaaatattgttaaaaattcaTTATGCTCCTGTTCTATAATTTAGCTAGCTCTATTTGTCGAGTGCCCGTTTGCACTAAACTTCTTAAAGCGCCTATTAAGTAAGGTctaaattgacatttttttgtatggatttGACGCTTATAAGCATGGCCTTAGCTACTTTGGCGATTCTTAAGTTAAGTGCAATCGGGTAGTATGACAACATTCTTGGTTTAGGGTTTTTGACGTGACAACGTCTTATAATTCGATAGAGCCGGCtgcacgcacgaaaaaacatgaCTCATGCGGCGTTACCTCGCTCTGAGGCGTTCCATGTAAGGCTTGAAGTGCAAGCGAGAGCGCGGATCGAGCGACAAAGAAGCACAATCGGCCTTTGCGTTCGGCAGTGTtcgacatcagaataacacagattgtaagaaattaaatattacacatgTTTAAAAGTTGTAAAACAATTGCTCAACGCACATTTATACttgtaaaaactattaaattgtaaaaaaaaattgacataattgtatttatgcgTACAAATAAATGTAACTTGATCAATTTCATTGTGATTTCCAATTACCTCCTTctctatatacatacaaatctattaaacaaatgaaattaaaattttcttttgaaaaatGCTACCATTCCATCAGTATTTTCTTAAGACGTTGTCACGTTCAACTATCGTCAGTAAACCGACTTTACAGACAaccaatttttttcatttccaaaCTACACAGAAACGCAGGtggcattttatttttttaaaatactgtttatattttactaaatatggGAATTTCGCCTGCAGAGCTTACCAATCATTTGAATTTGGCGCCAAAAATCCGCCATTTTTTGATATAcccagtttttttatgaaaataagcaggacgttcagcttatggtaattgatacgccctgtctattacaattcagtgccactcaggattattgaaaaactctaaaattctgagcggcatacaactgcgctcgtcaccttgagacataagttgtcaagtcttatttgcccagtaatatcactaacAACGGCGGCTTTCAGACcgaaaacagtaatgcttacacattacagcttcacggtaGAAGTAGTAGTGTCACTTTCACGGTAAATAttgtttcagacaatttttgagcatggttgtgagtctagttgtttactGTACGTCACTGCCTTTTTtgcattaatatttaattgtaattctGCCTTCAGGTAGAACAGACATTGTATCTGCGATACGACGCGGCACTTTGGAATTGCCCACCAATGGAACTCTTCCCGTTACTGTTATCAGACCTCAAAGAGTTATAGATTCTATATTTACCACAAGTGTTGCTGTGTTTGTaagtattttcataaataattgtGCATAATTTCAAGATAATTATGGTAGATACATTATGATacaaccttagataatttataattctaaatagagcctcttgctgctaggataccgatgaaaacagagggttcgtgacaagctacgtcttacactcgcgatttgtgttagtgtgcgtgcgttgcccaaaatagaggttaactgtcaacctacATTTTTTcggcgttttcacagctgtcacagtttatctagacgtataattattGATCTAAGGATACAGCTTTGCTTAGTACTTAACTGAGCAACGTAACATAAAAGAATTTGTCGTTGACATTAGTGCGTTGTATCAATACCTATTAGTTGATATTGTTTAATCAATACTTTGTTATAATCTGTATTattgtaaacataaaatatacgtACTCTTATATTATTGTACTTACAGGATGAATTTTTTATGTTGGTGTGAATGGCCAAATTTGAACTAAGAGAAATAACTAAAAGTACTCAAAGGAGTAATTTTTAATAGTTGAATACTTATTAAGAAGgtgttttaaaacttatttttgtataaaaacctGAGTTACCAAGTTTTCtgataattaataagtatatcATTTGAGACGTATGAGTgaactataattttattaagtagggcattttttgttactttaaaaCTCGTGTATTTTCACCAGGtatccctcattttcataaacttTGGTTGCGCGATGCACTGGCCCACGGTGAAAGAGGTCATCAAAAAACCTATTGGACCGGCTATTGGCATGTGTGGGCAGTTTCTCGTTATGCCgctggtaatttattttttaattgccCCTATAAGTTAAAGACCCGAGTCCTAACGCAACACAATGCGACCTAAGGCACAGCTCAATGCCACAGTATTACAATCCTATACAGCAGCGCAACGGCTTCGGACGCGTAGGTATTCGCAATATCAAAGGCAGACATACAAGGGTTGTCacaaattagaaataaatataattattattatataatcatgTTTCTCTTGATAAGTGGAATAGTTCATCTTCCATTACGAATTTTTTAGCCCCTACCAGCATAACTCCAGCATAGCCCTTTACCAGATACGTATTTCACCtcaatatattgaaataataaattggacCTCTGTTTCTCGAATGTTGATTTTACAACCTCGAATAGcttgaaataaaatatgctACCGATCTTAAATATTCCctgaaaataatgaaaatataattttaaacattaatatacaaatgtttttaataacACATTTGAATTTCGTCCATTTTCTAAATACGACCATGGGTGGACAAGGTCCACTATACAGGATGGCccctttacatttaaatatcagcatctacacattttgtttttttttttcagctatCTTTTGGTCTAGGTTACCTTATATTTCCGGATGACCCAGAGCTACATTTAGGACTATTTTTCACCGGGGTTTCCCCGGCTGGTGGCGCTTCCAACATTTGGACATTTATTCTGGGAGGGAATCTCAATCTATCGCTCGCTATGACGTCAATATCTACTATTGGATCATTTGGTATgattataaacattaatatcATATATATGTATTCTGTTTATTAAGTGATAGTGGGGACAATTTGTGGTAATTTTAACCCCCATATGCACTAtgcaaaattgaataatttttgtgTCGAACCCAAACTTTAACATCTAATAGATCATTTTCTCCTGTTGGTGAACAATGTAGGTACTATTTTAGGAGTAGATTGCCATCTGTGTAACACTAGTTAAGTACCAGGATCGCAGCGGTACCTGACGATGGTTCATTACTTAGATGAAGTGTATACCTGGATGTGACAACCAAATAATAATACCGTGCATGAATGACATCAAAACATTCAAAACTTTTAGGAATAACAGGACGTGTTTCTGGTTTATTTGTCAGTCGCAATcgtattttatatgtaatttatctATTCAATAAAATCTGATTCGATAATATCTGACAATTACGTAAATATAGCTCAAAATTGTTGTGTTGTAACTTTTTGGGAAAGTTTATGTGATGTTTCTTAAAAACATGTGAtcagatacattttttttagataCGAATACGAACGATACTCTTTTATATAAGTTAAGCAGTAAAACAGAATTCCATTGACTTACAGACAAATACCCACATTATCGGCCAACACAATAAGAGCCCAAAATTTCCGAATTTGTGAAAACCATTAATATTGTACTGCTGTAGCCCTATTCTCGTAACAAAATAATAGAATCATAACTTTTGCAAATTACGTGATtagcacttttttttaatgaatatacgggacgagacgagcaggacgttgagttgatggtaattgatacgatctgcccattacaatgtagtgtcgctcaggattcttgaaaaacaaaaattttgagcggcaatacaattgcgcttgtcaccatgggacataagatgttaagtctcatttgcccagtaattacaatAGCTCCAGCgcctttcaaaccgaaacacagtaaatcTTACACAAACTGctttacgacagaaataggcgccgttgtagtatataggagcctcccactggtatataaaaCTACtgataataacaaaatttgatAATGTGAATATCaacatttgtaatttataatttcagCGTTTATGCCGGCTTGGCTCTTCTCTCTCGGACAAGTGGTGTTTGCCAATGCAAATATCGTCGTTCCGTACGCCCGAATTGGATACTTCGTAGTCGGTCTGACAGTGCCGTTAGGAATTGGGCTATCAATGCAGAAATTTACACCAAAACTCGCGATCTTTATGGTCAAAATACTCAAGTGTTTCTCGACATCTTTGCTTATTTTCATCATCACATTCGCAATTATTACGAATCTGTACATATTTGAGTTGTTCTCATGgcgtgtaagtatttttttaaagtttaaacaaGCAAGATCTACAAGCGAAGCTGTAGGGTAGTTGTAGAtttcagtgccactcaagaaTCTTGAATGTAGTTAGTTTTTAGTAGAACCAGGGTTTTGTTCGTCATTTTGGGACATAAGTAGGCCAATAATTTCGCTTACTGCGTCGCTTTTCAAACTGAAACATTAACAGCGTGTATACAATAATCCAGCCAAAACCGTTATAGTATCTATGAACTTATGTGTACCTAGTTCAATGTTATATAAATCTCTTCTTATGTTCACATAAAATTCTTATCTAAAAATGTTAAACGTATTGTCATTGAACTTTTATCTGTAAAATGAAACATCTATATTATGATGATGCATTGCTAGgactattaatattaaaaaaaaatgtagttgcACACTTCTCTTTGGCGGTAGAACAAAGCGTCGCTGTGGAACCCATTTAACTGGTATCTTGTGTATCGCTGAGACCCAACTGAAAATGATGGCACTTTTTTTAATATCGTAACACAAAATTGACCTTACTGATACTCAAATATACCAggtaaagaaaaatatttacaaagacTACATGGTCTTGTAAACTATTTGGGTTCCCATTCAAACACAGtgaatttgtttaataaatctCTCAAAGGACTAGTTGTGGTCGCTAGATTGGGAATGTAGGGACGCAAATCGTTTGTAAGACCTAGAAGTCCTtgtaaattatttctattactATCTGTTACAggtacatttaataaataaactcctATTCCAGATTGTTGTGGCAGGTATGGGTTTACCATGGCTTGGCTATTTGTCAGGCTACGCTGTGGCCCGCATTCTTCGCCAGCCACATGAAGACGCGCTAGCTATCTCTATAGAGACTGGAGTCCAAAATATGGGCATTGCAGTGTTCCTACTTAGATACGCGCTGCCCCAGCCAGAGGCAGACTTGACGACGGGTAAATGTCGGAGCAAATAATCACACACTTTCTAGAAACATCGAGTAACTTTGTTCAAAACTGTCACTGCGGATTTCTATTTCTCGCGGTTTTAAGCATTGACTACTAGTGCCCTATTAGCTCGTTCCCCCCACGCAGAGGTGAAGCGATGATTTAAACatggaaatattatgtaatacttatagtattaactattatttcTATGAACTTACCATACCTAAGCCAGACTTAGTTGTCTGTGGAACCAAAAAAATGCTTGTATGGCGACATTCAAGTACGACAATGCTATTTTAGGCCATAGACTATACATTTCTTTCATAgacaataaagtatgtacttgcATCAGTGATCGTGGCgttataaatgacagataaaagtacaGGTGAAGTAGTGTTATTGCTATACACTTTAAGCTCAGACTAAGTGAGTTGGCTACAGCTGGCCACAACTCTTGTTACAAACAATCAAAGTGAGACGTCTTCTTTAGACATTTCCTTTTATGTCAACTGTCACCTGTCAGACCAATTATTTGTACCTATCTATGGCCGCTTATggaattcattttaaatttttaatcccCCGAACTTTAACAATGTTTGCAGTAGTAACCTATCAGGCTGTAAAAAAACCTGTACCTATAATATCTAAAGACGTATTATATTGGTATcaaatattaagaatatatacACATTTATTTTCAGTTAATAAGCACATTAAAAAAGTTATAACGTACCCAATTATAAAAGCTTGGACACCTCTGCCATCATTTTGATTTTGCCCCGCCTACACACCCACTGGACTCCAGCTCTCACCCGATCCGACAAGTGCCGTACTCTTTCTAGAAAAATTCTCTTTCTGCGATTCCGCGCGCAGTGTGATCATGTTGGGCTCGGGACCAAATTTTCCTATAAAAAGCAAGCTCGTCCAACTGCTCGCTCAGCTCCTCACACAGAAATCGTAAATATTGCTCTGTTCATCGTATTATCGGATAACAATTGCAAGATGTCTGGAAACTGTGGCTGGCCTGCGTCACGGTGATGGAAAACATTGCACTATGGCACCTCCTGACCGAGTGGAAAAAAAACGTTATTCGTATTCCCTGCGAGCTGCGGTGTAGTTACAATAACAAATGCGCCCTAGGCACATGAGCATGTTGAAATCCTCTTCACTCGAGTAGGTACTCGACGTTGATGCAGAAGCGAGTTGACGGATGACTAAAGCAGTAATTCTTATTTCCACGATTATCGCGATTTTAGTCAAAGGACAGCGCTGTGCCGTCCTTATTCTTTTCAGCTGAGCGGCGGCTGATGCAAGCTATCCGCCATTGAACCGAGTTCCTGGGCGATGACCTTAGTTTAGTGGAATAAAATATAAGTCAGGGGTAGTAAACGTTTTTACAACATTTAATATGAATGTTCTATTTACTATAGCGTTAAATCTAAGgggtttttatatttatattatttttagtcgTTTCTCCGTATTTAACTGCATATCCATGTTTAAGATGTTACGTACGGAGTATAGTACAGGGCTTATTTAACACAgtgtaggtataatatattgGTTGTTTTGTAAAAggattcataaaatatatttacatcatAATTGTTATTGTCTCCATCTTGATAGCATTCGTTGGGTCGTCTGCCCGCTttgtcattttaaataatattatggattatatatttttcagtgGTTCCCGTATCGGTATCAATAATGACGCCGTTCCCGATGTTGAGCATACTTCTATATCAAAA includes the following:
- the LOC126979548 gene encoding P3 protein-like, encoding MVALFLTVLLLPMFVVGQTQSSDLVATFEPDNILVNMNEYGYVDFIITGSLQANDVVTATSLREQLTSVEWNSSRTVSEEAALNGQYVGRLRINGVFLGRTDIVSAIRRGTLELPTNGTLPVTVIRPQRVIDSIFTTSVAVFVSLIFINFGCAMHWPTVKEVIKKPIGPAIGMCGQFLVMPLLSFGLGYLIFPDDPELHLGLFFTGVSPAGGASNIWTFILGGNLNLSLAMTSISTIGSFAFMPAWLFSLGQVVFANANIVVPYARIGYFVVGLTVPLGIGLSMQKFTPKLAIFMVKILKCFSTSLLIFIITFAIITNLYIFELFSWRIVVAGMGLPWLGYLSGYAVARILRQPHEDALAISIETGVQNMGIAVFLLRYALPQPEADLTTVVPVSVSIMTPFPMLSILLYQKIKACVQNRNRSAKNIIEDPTTESDVPKTVLDSKQSDTT